The following proteins come from a genomic window of Miscanthus floridulus cultivar M001 chromosome 2, ASM1932011v1, whole genome shotgun sequence:
- the LOC136537680 gene encoding protein NRT1/ PTR FAMILY 5.6-like, giving the protein MEKKSLEVGVVDDDHEVWVHDSSVDHRGRSPSCATTGSWKAAMFIILIEFSERLSYFGIATSLMIYLTKVLQEELKVAAKNANYWMSVTTLMPLLGGFLADGYLGRFSTVVYSTAVYLLGLTVLATAQLAPGLRPDHSPRLHEALFFAGIYLVSVGTGGHKPALESFGADQFDEAHAAERVQKMSFFNWWNCALCSGVLLGVTAIVYAQERVGWGAATVVLAAVMAASLAVFLAGRRSYRYRVPEGSPLTPLLQVLVTAFRKRRLPLLADADELYEVRSPQSGNKRLLCHTYQLRFLDRAAIVEPGAGEEAFGPWWLATVTQVEETKLVLAMVPIWVCTLPFGMAVAQVSTFFIKQGSVMDRRLGPHFELPPASIFALSALAMIATVAAYDKALVPYLRRATGGERGISILRRVGIGMAFAIAGMGVAAAVERRRLLSAASAAARPPSVLWLVPQFALMGVADGFALVGLQEYFYEQVPDGMRSLGIGLYLSVIGAGSFLSSLVITAADRASSRGGRASWFAKDLNHSRLDLFYWLLACIGAVNLAFYALVATKCSYKQTVRAGRVGDDKSAAAGDDVECAAGFVAA; this is encoded by the exons ATGGAGAAGAAGAGCTTGGAGGTTGGGGTCGTGGACGATGACCACGAGGTCTGGGTGCACGACTCCTCCGTTGATCACCGCGGGAGGTCTCCCTCCTGCGCCACCACCGGGTCGTGGAAGGCCGCAATGTTCATCATCT TGATTGAGTTCAGCGAGAGGCTGAGCTACTTCGGCATAGCCACGAGCCTGATGATatacctcaccaaggtgctgcaGGAGGAGCTGAAGGTGGCGGCCAAGAATGCCAACTACTGGATGAGCGTCACCACGCTCATGCCCTTGCTCGGCGGCTTCCTCGCCGACGGCTACCTCGGCAGGTTCTCAACCGTCGTCTACTCCACCGCCGTCTACCTGCTG GGTCTGACGGTGCTGGCGACGGCGCAGCTGGCGCCGGGGCTGAGGCCCGACCACTCGCCGCGCCTGCACGAGGCGCTCTTCTTCGCGGGCATCTACCTGGTGTCCGTGGGCACGGGCGGCCACAAGCCGGCCCTGGAGAGCTTCGGTGCGGACCAGTTCGACGAGGCCCACGCGGCGGAGCGGGTGCAGAAGATGTCCTTCTTCAACTGGTGGAACTGCGCGCTCTGCTCGGGCGTCCTGCTCGGCGTCACCGCCATCGTCTACGCGCAGGAGCGCGTCGGATGGGGCGCCGCCACCGTCGTGCTCGCCGCCGTCATGGCCGCCTCGCTAGCCGTCTTCCTCGCCGGCCGCCGGTCCTACCGATACAGGGTGCCCGAGGGCAGCCCGCTCACGCCGCTGCTCCAGGTCCTCGTCACCGCCTTCCGGAAGAGGCGGCTCCCGCTGCTGGCCGACGCCGACGAGCTGTACGAGGTCAGGTCGCCGCAGAGTGGCAACAAAAGGCTGCTTTGCCACACCTACCAGCTGAG GTTCCTCGACAGGGCGGCTATAGTGGAGCCCGGCGCCGGCGAGGAGGCTTTCGGGCCGTGGTGGCTGGCGACGGTGACGCAGGTGGAGGAGACGAAGCTGGTACTGGCGATGGTGCCCATCTGGGTGTGCACGCTGCCGTTCGGCATGGCGGTGGCGCAGGTGTCCACGTTCTTCATCAAGCAGGGCAGCGTGATGGACCGTCGCCTGGGCCCGCACTTCGAGCTCCCGCCGGCGTCCATCTTTGCGCTGTCCGCGCTCGCCATGATCGCCACGGTGGCGGCCTACGACAAGGCGCTGGTGCCGTACCTGCGGCGCGCCACGGGAGGGGAGCGCGGGATCAGCATCCTGCGGCGCGTCGGCATCGGCATGGCGTTCGCCATCGCGGGGatgggcgtggcggcggcggtggagcggcGGCGCCTGCTGTCAGCGGCCTCGGCCGCCGCGCGGCCGCCGTCGGTGCTGTGGCTGGTGCCGCAGTTCGCGCTGATGGGAGTGGCGGACGGGTTCGCGCTGGTGGGCCTGCAGGAGTACTTCTACGAGCAGGTCCCCGACGGCATGCGCAGCCTGGGCATTGGCCTCTACCTCAGCGTCATCGGCGCCGGGAGCTTCCTCAGCAGCCTGGTGATCACGGCGGCCGACCGCGCCAGCTCGCGCGGGGGGCGCGCCAGCTGGTTCGCCAAGGACCTCAACCACAGCAGGCTGGACCTCTTCTACTGGCTGCTGGCGTGCATCGGCGCCGTCAACCTGGCATTCTACGCGCTGGTCGCCACCAAGTGCTCGTACAAGCAGACCGTCAGGGCCGGCAGGGTCGGCGACGACAAGTCCGCCGCCGCCGGTGACGACGTCGAGTGCGCCGCCGGCTTCGTCGCCGCGTAG